The Arachis ipaensis cultivar K30076 chromosome B07, Araip1.1, whole genome shotgun sequence genome includes a window with the following:
- the LOC107609426 gene encoding UDP-glycosyltransferase 76F1 isoform X1 yields MRMEKQRKGVRLVLLPLPFQGHINPMLHLANILYSKGFPITIIHTTFNSPNPLNYPHFTFCPIQDGITTQSDDSSSLNLLHLIILLNIRCVTPLRDMLAKVISDARDNEEHVACLISDGLFYFTQAVSNTFELPRIALRTSGASSFLPFVLFPLLIERGYIPAQDSQLEETVTEIPPLKVKDLPLIDTKEPEKYYKELSNLVEGTKASCGVIWNSFEDLESSPLSYLRQEFQIPFFPIGPFHKYSSSSSSSSSSSSSLLTQDQSCISWLDRHKPNSVIYVSFGSLAAITAAKFMEIAWGLASSMHPFLWVIRKGMVIDDGKECLDPPFPAGFIDNLEGRGYIVKWAPQQEVLAHKAVGAFWTHCGWNSTLESICEGVPMICMPFFTDQKVNARYVSSVWKIGVQFEGEVKREEVVKMIRGLIEGNNKEGSQIRERVLDLKEKARVSWNHGGSSYTYLDALVNFILSFEPKR; encoded by the exons ATGAGAATGGAGAAGCAAAGGAAGGGTGTGAGATTGGTGCTTCTCCCTTTGCCCTTCCAAGGCCACATAAACCCTATGCTTCATCTTGCAAACATTCTCTATTCAAAGGGTTTCCCCATAACCATTATCCACACAACCTTCAACTCTCCAAACCCCCTCAACTACCCTCACTTCACCTTCTGCCCAATCCAAGATGGAATCACTACCCAAAGTGATGattcctcttctttgaatctcttGCACCTTATTATTCTTCTCAACATCAGGTGTGTCACACCTTTGAGGGACATGTTGGCTAAGGTAATATCCGATGCAAGAGATAATGAGGAGCATGTTGCATGCTTGATCTCAGATGGTCTATTTTATTTCACTCAAGCTGTTTCCAACACTTTTGAGCTTCCAAGGATTGCCTTGAGAACTAGTGGAGCATCTTCATTTCTTCCTTTTGTCTTATTTCCACTTCTAATAGAGAGGGGCTACATCCCCGCACAAG ATTCTCAATTGGAAGAAACAGTGACAGAGATTCCACCACTGAAAGTAAAAGATTTGCCATTGATCGACACCAAAGAACCTGAAAAATACTACAAAGAATTATCCAACCTCGTTGAAGGTACCAAAGCATCTTGTGGAGTGATTTGGAACTCCTTCGAGGACTTAGAATCATCACCATTATCATATCTCCGCCAAGAATTTCAAATCCCATTTTTCCCAATAGGCCCTTTCCACAAATATTCATCCTCGTCCTCGTCTTCGTCCTCATCTTCGTCCTCGTTGTTAACTCAGGACCAAAGCTGCATTTCCTGGCTAGATAGACACAAACCAAATTCCGTCATTTACGTGAGTTTTGGCAGCCTCGCCGCGATAACTGCCGCAAAATTCATGGAGATAGCTTGGGGATTAGCCTCCAGCATGCACCCATTTCTATGGGTGATCCGAAAGGGAATGGTTATTGACGATGGCAAAGAGTGTCTAGATCCGCCATTTCCAGCCGGATTCATTGACAATCTTGAAGGAAGAGGGTACATTGTGAAATGGGCACCACAACAAGAAGTTCTTGCTCACAAGGCTGTTGGTGCGTTTTGGACACATTGCGGTTGGAACTCAACGTTGGAGAGCATTTGTGAAGGTGTTCCCATGATTTGCATGCCGTTTTTTACGGATCAGAAGGTGAATGCAAGGTATGTGAGTAGTGTTTGGAAGATTGGGGTGCAGTTTGAGGGAGAAGTGAAGAGAGAGGAGGTAGTGAAGATGATTAGGGGTTTGATTGAAGGGAATAATAAGGAAGGGTCGCAGATTAGAGAGAGGGTTTTGGATTTGAAGGAAAAGGCTAGAGTTTCTTGGAATCATGGTGGTTCTTCGTATACTTACTTGGACGCTTTGGTTAATTTCATTTTGTCATTTGAACCAAAACGGTAG
- the LOC107609426 gene encoding UDP-glycosyltransferase 76F1 isoform X2, translated as MRMEKQRKGVRLVLLPLPFQGHINPMLQLANILYSKGFPITIIHTTFNPPNPLNYPHFTFCPIQDGITDSSSLDLLHLIILLNIRCVTPFRDMLAKVISDARDNKEIVACLISDALFYFTQAVSNTFELPRIVLRTSGISSFVPFLLFPLLIERGYIPIQDSQLEETVTEIPPLKVKDLPLIDTKEPEKYYKELSNLVEGTKASCGVIWNSFEDLESSPLSYLRQEFQIPFFPIGPFHKYSSSSSSSSSSSSSLLTQDQSCISWLDRHKPNSVIYVSFGSLAAITAAKFMEIAWGLASSMHPFLWVIRKGMVIDDGKECLDPPFPAGFIDNLEGRGYIVKWAPQQEVLAHKAVGAFWTHCGWNSTLESICEGVPMICMPFFTDQKVNARYVSSVWKIGVQFEGEVKREEVVKMIRGLIEGNNKEGSQIRERVLDLKEKARVSWNHGGSSYTYLDALVNFILSFEPKR; from the exons ATGAGAATGGAGAAGCAAAGGAAGGGTGTGAGATTGGTGCTTCTCCCTTTGCCCTTTCAAGGCCACATAAACCCTATGCTTCAGCTTGCAAACATTCTCTATTCAAAGGGTTTCCCCATAACCATTATCCACACAACTTTCAACCCTCCAAACCCCCTCAACTACCCTCACTTCACCTTCTGCCCAATCCAAG ATGGCATCACTGATTCCTCCTCTTTGGATCTCTTGCATCTTATTATTCTACTCAACATTAGGTGTGTCACACCATTTAGGGACATGTTGGCTAAGGTAATATCAGATGCAAGAGATAATAAGGAGATTGTTGCATGCTTGATCTCAGATGCTCTTTTTTATTTCACTCAAGCTGTTTCCAACACTTTTGAGCTTCCAAGGATTGTGTTAAGAACCAGTGGAATATCTTCTTTTGTTCCTTTTCTGTTATTTCCACTTCTAATAGAGAGAGGCTACATCCCTATACAAG ATTCTCAATTGGAAGAAACAGTGACAGAGATTCCACCACTGAAAGTAAAAGATTTGCCATTGATCGACACCAAAGAACCTGAAAAATACTACAAAGAATTATCCAACCTCGTTGAAGGTACCAAAGCATCTTGTGGAGTGATTTGGAACTCCTTCGAGGACTTAGAATCATCACCATTATCATATCTCCGCCAAGAATTTCAAATCCCATTTTTCCCAATAGGCCCTTTCCACAAATATTCATCCTCGTCCTCGTCTTCGTCCTCATCTTCGTCCTCGTTGTTAACTCAGGACCAAAGCTGCATTTCCTGGCTAGATAGACACAAACCAAATTCCGTCATTTACGTGAGTTTTGGCAGCCTCGCCGCGATAACTGCCGCAAAATTCATGGAGATAGCTTGGGGATTAGCCTCCAGCATGCACCCATTTCTATGGGTGATCCGAAAGGGAATGGTTATTGACGATGGCAAAGAGTGTCTAGATCCGCCATTTCCAGCCGGATTCATTGACAATCTTGAAGGAAGAGGGTACATTGTGAAATGGGCACCACAACAAGAAGTTCTTGCTCACAAGGCTGTTGGTGCGTTTTGGACACATTGCGGTTGGAACTCAACGTTGGAGAGCATTTGTGAAGGTGTTCCCATGATTTGCATGCCGTTTTTTACGGATCAGAAGGTGAATGCAAGGTATGTGAGTAGTGTTTGGAAGATTGGGGTGCAGTTTGAGGGAGAAGTGAAGAGAGAGGAGGTAGTGAAGATGATTAGGGGTTTGATTGAAGGGAATAATAAGGAAGGGTCGCAGATTAGAGAGAGGGTTTTGGATTTGAAGGAAAAGGCTAGAGTTTCTTGGAATCATGGTGGTTCTTCGTATACTTACTTGGACGCTTTGGTTAATTTCATTTTGTCATTTGAACCAAAACGGTAG
- the LOC107609426 gene encoding UDP-glycosyltransferase 76F1 isoform X4, with the protein MENKQKKGVRLVLLPLPLQGHINPMLQLANILYSKGFSITIIHTTFNSPNPLNYPHFTFFSIQDGITDSSSLDLLHLVILLNIRCVTPFRDMLAKVISDARDNKEPVACLISDALFYFTQAVSNTLELPRIVLRTSGISSFVPFLLFPLLIERGYIPLQDSQLEETVTEIPPLKVKDLPLIDTKEPEKYYKELSNLVEGTKASCGVIWNSFEDLESSPLSYLRQEFQIPFFPIGPFHKYSSSSSSSSSSSSSLLTQDQSCISWLDRHKPNSVIYVSFGSLAAITAAKFMEIAWGLASSMHPFLWVIRKGMVIDDGKECLDPPFPAGFIDNLEGRGYIVKWAPQQEVLAHKAVGAFWTHCGWNSTLESICEGVPMICMPFFTDQKVNARYVSSVWKIGVQFEGEVKREEVVKMIRGLIEGNNKEGSQIRERVLDLKEKARVSWNHGGSSYTYLDALVNFILSFEPKR; encoded by the exons ATGGAGAATAAGCAAAAGAAGGGTGTGAGGTTAGTGCTTCTCCCTTTGCCCCTTCAAGGCCACATAAACCCTATGCTTCAGCTTGCAAACATTCTCTATTCAAAGGGTTTCTCCATAACCATTATCCACACAACCTTCAACTCCCCAAACCCTCTCAACTACCCTCACTTCACCTTCTTCTCAATCCAAGATGGCATCACTGAttcctcttctttggatctcttGCACCTTGTTATTCTTCTCAACATTAGGTGTGTCACACCTTTTAGGGACATGTTGGCTAAGGTAATATCAGATGCAAGAGATAATAAGGAGCCTGTTGCATGCTTGATCTCAGATGCTCTATTTTATTTCACTCAAGCTGTTTCCAACACATTAGAGCTTCCAAGGATTGTGTTAAGAACCAGTGGAATATCTTCCTTTGTTCCTTTTCTGTTATTTCCACTTCTAATAGAGAGAGGCTACATACCCCTACAAG ATTCTCAATTGGAAGAAACAGTGACAGAGATTCCACCACTGAAAGTAAAAGATTTGCCATTGATCGACACCAAAGAACCTGAAAAATACTACAAAGAATTATCCAACCTCGTTGAAGGTACCAAAGCATCTTGTGGAGTGATTTGGAACTCCTTCGAGGACTTAGAATCATCACCATTATCATATCTCCGCCAAGAATTTCAAATCCCATTTTTCCCAATAGGCCCTTTCCACAAATATTCATCCTCGTCCTCGTCTTCGTCCTCATCTTCGTCCTCGTTGTTAACTCAGGACCAAAGCTGCATTTCCTGGCTAGATAGACACAAACCAAATTCCGTCATTTACGTGAGTTTTGGCAGCCTCGCCGCGATAACTGCCGCAAAATTCATGGAGATAGCTTGGGGATTAGCCTCCAGCATGCACCCATTTCTATGGGTGATCCGAAAGGGAATGGTTATTGACGATGGCAAAGAGTGTCTAGATCCGCCATTTCCAGCCGGATTCATTGACAATCTTGAAGGAAGAGGGTACATTGTGAAATGGGCACCACAACAAGAAGTTCTTGCTCACAAGGCTGTTGGTGCGTTTTGGACACATTGCGGTTGGAACTCAACGTTGGAGAGCATTTGTGAAGGTGTTCCCATGATTTGCATGCCGTTTTTTACGGATCAGAAGGTGAATGCAAGGTATGTGAGTAGTGTTTGGAAGATTGGGGTGCAGTTTGAGGGAGAAGTGAAGAGAGAGGAGGTAGTGAAGATGATTAGGGGTTTGATTGAAGGGAATAATAAGGAAGGGTCGCAGATTAGAGAGAGGGTTTTGGATTTGAAGGAAAAGGCTAGAGTTTCTTGGAATCATGGTGGTTCTTCGTATACTTACTTGGACGCTTTGGTTAATTTCATTTTGTCATTTGAACCAAAACGGTAG
- the LOC107609426 gene encoding UDP-glycosyltransferase 76F1 isoform X5 produces MLAKVISDARDNEEHVACLISDGLFYFTQAVSNTFELPRIVLRTSGISSFVPFLLFPLLIERGYIPLQDSQLEETVTEIPPLKVKDLPLIDTKEPEKYYKELSNLVEGTKASCGVIWNSFEDLESSPLSYLRQEFQIPFFPIGPFHKYSSSSSSSSSSSSSLLTQDQSCISWLDRHKPNSVIYVSFGSLAAITAAKFMEIAWGLASSMHPFLWVIRKGMVIDDGKECLDPPFPAGFIDNLEGRGYIVKWAPQQEVLAHKAVGAFWTHCGWNSTLESICEGVPMICMPFFTDQKVNARYVSSVWKIGVQFEGEVKREEVVKMIRGLIEGNNKEGSQIRERVLDLKEKARVSWNHGGSSYTYLDALVNFILSFEPKR; encoded by the exons ATGTTGGCTAAGGTAATATCCGATGCAAGAGATAATGAGGAGCATGTTGCATGCTTGATCTCAGATGGTCTATTTTATTTCACTCAAGCTGTTTCCAACACTTTTGAGCTTCCAAGGATTGTGTTAAGAACCAGTGGAATATCTTCTTTTGTTCCTTTTCTGTTATTTCCACTTCTAATAGAGAGAGGCTACATACCCCTACAAG ATTCTCAATTGGAAGAAACAGTGACAGAGATTCCACCACTGAAAGTAAAAGATTTGCCATTGATCGACACCAAAGAACCTGAAAAATACTACAAAGAATTATCCAACCTCGTTGAAGGTACCAAAGCATCTTGTGGAGTGATTTGGAACTCCTTCGAGGACTTAGAATCATCACCATTATCATATCTCCGCCAAGAATTTCAAATCCCATTTTTCCCAATAGGCCCTTTCCACAAATATTCATCCTCGTCCTCGTCTTCGTCCTCATCTTCGTCCTCGTTGTTAACTCAGGACCAAAGCTGCATTTCCTGGCTAGATAGACACAAACCAAATTCCGTCATTTACGTGAGTTTTGGCAGCCTCGCCGCGATAACTGCCGCAAAATTCATGGAGATAGCTTGGGGATTAGCCTCCAGCATGCACCCATTTCTATGGGTGATCCGAAAGGGAATGGTTATTGACGATGGCAAAGAGTGTCTAGATCCGCCATTTCCAGCCGGATTCATTGACAATCTTGAAGGAAGAGGGTACATTGTGAAATGGGCACCACAACAAGAAGTTCTTGCTCACAAGGCTGTTGGTGCGTTTTGGACACATTGCGGTTGGAACTCAACGTTGGAGAGCATTTGTGAAGGTGTTCCCATGATTTGCATGCCGTTTTTTACGGATCAGAAGGTGAATGCAAGGTATGTGAGTAGTGTTTGGAAGATTGGGGTGCAGTTTGAGGGAGAAGTGAAGAGAGAGGAGGTAGTGAAGATGATTAGGGGTTTGATTGAAGGGAATAATAAGGAAGGGTCGCAGATTAGAGAGAGGGTTTTGGATTTGAAGGAAAAGGCTAGAGTTTCTTGGAATCATGGTGGTTCTTCGTATACTTACTTGGACGCTTTGGTTAATTTCATTTTGTCATTTGAACCAAAACGGTAG
- the LOC107609426 gene encoding UDP-glycosyltransferase 76F1 isoform X3 — translation MRMEKQRKGVRLVLLPLPFQGHINPMLQLANILYSKGFSITIIHTTFNPPNPLNYPHFTFCPIQDGITDSSSLDLLHLIILLNIRCVTPFRDMLAKVISDARDNKEIVACLISDALFYFTQAVSNTFELPRIVLRTSGISSFVPFLLFPLLIERGYIPIQDSQLEETVTEIPPLKVKDLPLIDTKEPEKYYKELSNLVEGTKASCGVIWNSFEDLESSPLSYLRQEFQIPFFPIGPFHKYSSSSSSSSSSSSSLLTQDQSCISWLDRHKPNSVIYVSFGSLAAITAAKFMEIAWGLASSMHPFLWVIRKGMVIDDGKECLDPPFPAGFIDNLEGRGYIVKWAPQQEVLAHKAVGAFWTHCGWNSTLESICEGVPMICMPFFTDQKVNARYVSSVWKIGVQFEGEVKREEVVKMIRGLIEGNNKEGSQIRERVLDLKEKARVSWNHGGSSYTYLDALVNFILSFEPKR, via the exons ATGAGAATGGAGAAGCAAAGGAAGGGTGTGAGATTGGTGCTTCTCCCTTTGCCCTTTCAAGGCCACATAAACCCTATGCTTCAGCTTGCAAACATTCTCTATTCAAAGGGTTTCTCCATAACCATTATCCACACAACTTTCAACCCTCCAAACCCCCTCAACTACCCTCACTTCACCTTCTGCCCAATCCAAGATGGCATCACTGATTCCTCCTCTTTGGATCTCTTGCATCTTATTATTCTACTCAACATTAGGTGTGTCACACCATTTAGGGACATGTTGGCTAAGGTAATATCAGATGCAAGAGATAATAAGGAGATTGTTGCATGCTTGATCTCAGATGCTCTTTTTTATTTCACTCAAGCTGTTTCCAACACTTTTGAGCTTCCAAGGATTGTGTTAAGAACCAGTGGAATATCTTCTTTTGTTCCTTTTCTGTTATTTCCACTTCTAATAGAGAGAGGCTACATCCCTATACAAG ATTCTCAATTGGAAGAAACAGTGACAGAGATTCCACCACTGAAAGTAAAAGATTTGCCATTGATCGACACCAAAGAACCTGAAAAATACTACAAAGAATTATCCAACCTCGTTGAAGGTACCAAAGCATCTTGTGGAGTGATTTGGAACTCCTTCGAGGACTTAGAATCATCACCATTATCATATCTCCGCCAAGAATTTCAAATCCCATTTTTCCCAATAGGCCCTTTCCACAAATATTCATCCTCGTCCTCGTCTTCGTCCTCATCTTCGTCCTCGTTGTTAACTCAGGACCAAAGCTGCATTTCCTGGCTAGATAGACACAAACCAAATTCCGTCATTTACGTGAGTTTTGGCAGCCTCGCCGCGATAACTGCCGCAAAATTCATGGAGATAGCTTGGGGATTAGCCTCCAGCATGCACCCATTTCTATGGGTGATCCGAAAGGGAATGGTTATTGACGATGGCAAAGAGTGTCTAGATCCGCCATTTCCAGCCGGATTCATTGACAATCTTGAAGGAAGAGGGTACATTGTGAAATGGGCACCACAACAAGAAGTTCTTGCTCACAAGGCTGTTGGTGCGTTTTGGACACATTGCGGTTGGAACTCAACGTTGGAGAGCATTTGTGAAGGTGTTCCCATGATTTGCATGCCGTTTTTTACGGATCAGAAGGTGAATGCAAGGTATGTGAGTAGTGTTTGGAAGATTGGGGTGCAGTTTGAGGGAGAAGTGAAGAGAGAGGAGGTAGTGAAGATGATTAGGGGTTTGATTGAAGGGAATAATAAGGAAGGGTCGCAGATTAGAGAGAGGGTTTTGGATTTGAAGGAAAAGGCTAGAGTTTCTTGGAATCATGGTGGTTCTTCGTATACTTACTTGGACGCTTTGGTTAATTTCATTTTGTCATTTGAACCAAAACGGTAG